In the Wyeomyia smithii strain HCP4-BCI-WySm-NY-G18 chromosome 2, ASM2978416v1, whole genome shotgun sequence genome, one interval contains:
- the LOC129725082 gene encoding perlucin-like — protein sequence MRKLVLLLVFFASLYAFAQRVKCVSDSKYFIPNFTANWFKAVEYCNYLGMRLVVISSAEEQGKVTQMIMDTDKFSNDTTEIWIGGSDLAEEGNFYWHSTGVRVRYTNWKKNQPDNAQNMEHCLEIRYIPVHGWNWHWNDRVCKEQRYFVCENLEPGKEIVMF from the exons ATGCGAAAGTTGGTACTCTTACTAGTGTTTTTCGCTTCGTTGTACGCTTTCGCACAACGTGTGAAATGCGTATCTGATTCGAAGTATTTCATCCCAAATTTTACG GCAAACTGGTTTAAAGCAGTGGAATATTGCAACTACCTTGGAATGCGGCTGGTTGTAATTTCGTCTGCGGAGGAACAAGGCAAGGTAACGCAGATGATTATGGACACGGATAAATTCAGCAATGACACTACGGAAATCTGGATCGGGGGAAGTGATTTAGCCGAGGAAGGTAATTTCTACTGGCATTCCACGGGAGTAAGAGTACGCTATACGAACTGGAAGAAAAATCAACCCGACAACGCTCAGAACATGGAACACTGCTTGGAGATCCGATATATTCCCGTTCATGGCTGGAATTGGCACTGGAACGACCGGGTGTGTAAGGAGCAACGGTATTTTGTTTGTGAAAACTTGGAACCCGGAAAGGAGATTGTTATGTTCTAG